One window of the Brevibacterium limosum genome contains the following:
- a CDS encoding amidohydrolase family protein, with the protein MTIGSPAQTPATDRASGTGPFDTLILRDVMIVDGTGAAPYGPADIVVNGERITGIWEPNGASSLTERPSTDGTEVMDLDGSYVMPGLIDSHAHIGKPDQAPNADYVYKLWLGHGVTTIRELGAFNGLDWTMDEARRAAANEIAAPRLHIYPALRAGTLDGPTPVTADEATAWVNEVADRGANGVKFFGTSPTVFGAAVEAARARGLRTACHHDQRRAAQVNALTSARWGLNSIEHWYGIPEAMFRDRTLQHVPTYYNHNSEPQRFSQGAHLWLQTAERGSDAWQETLDELLELGTALSPTFNIYIGSRDAARVRTSEWHSEFTSPTLWEFFQPSADKHGSYMGDWTSEDEIAWRHAYVKWMSFVNDYKNLGGLVTAGSDSGFIYKVFGFGLIEELELLLEAGFHPLEVVRAATLNSAVLLGIDDELGSVEPGKIADLLIVKDNPLSNFKILYGHGHLRAEESGLNRVGGVDFTLRSGIVYDARELRNDVKAMVAEEKSAQN; encoded by the coding sequence ATGACGATTGGATCCCCAGCTCAAACCCCTGCCACCGACAGAGCATCAGGCACCGGACCATTCGACACACTCATCCTCCGAGACGTCATGATCGTCGACGGCACTGGAGCCGCACCGTACGGTCCCGCAGACATCGTGGTAAACGGAGAGCGGATCACCGGAATCTGGGAACCGAACGGAGCAAGCAGTCTTACCGAACGTCCCTCGACCGACGGCACCGAAGTCATGGACCTCGACGGCTCCTACGTCATGCCCGGCCTCATCGACTCCCATGCCCACATCGGCAAGCCCGACCAGGCCCCGAACGCCGACTACGTCTACAAGCTCTGGCTCGGCCACGGCGTGACCACCATCCGCGAACTCGGAGCCTTCAACGGGCTCGACTGGACCATGGACGAAGCCCGTCGCGCCGCAGCCAACGAGATCGCGGCCCCGCGCCTGCACATCTACCCAGCCCTGCGGGCCGGCACCCTCGACGGGCCTACACCGGTCACCGCCGACGAAGCGACCGCATGGGTCAATGAAGTCGCCGACCGCGGTGCGAACGGCGTGAAGTTCTTCGGCACCTCCCCCACCGTGTTCGGAGCCGCCGTCGAAGCAGCACGGGCACGTGGCCTGCGGACCGCCTGCCATCACGACCAACGCCGGGCCGCGCAGGTCAACGCGCTGACCTCGGCGAGGTGGGGACTGAACAGTATCGAACACTGGTATGGCATCCCCGAGGCGATGTTCCGCGACCGCACCCTCCAGCACGTGCCCACCTACTACAACCACAACAGCGAACCCCAGCGATTCAGCCAAGGTGCACACCTGTGGCTGCAGACCGCCGAACGTGGCAGCGACGCCTGGCAGGAGACGCTCGACGAACTGCTCGAACTCGGCACCGCACTGAGCCCGACCTTCAACATCTACATCGGTTCCCGCGATGCAGCCCGCGTGCGCACCTCCGAATGGCACTCCGAATTCACCTCCCCCACCCTGTGGGAGTTCTTCCAACCTTCGGCCGACAAACACGGCTCTTATATGGGCGACTGGACGAGCGAAGACGAGATCGCCTGGCGCCACGCCTACGTCAAATGGATGTCCTTCGTCAACGACTACAAGAACCTCGGCGGCCTGGTCACGGCCGGCTCGGATTCGGGCTTCATCTACAAGGTCTTCGGCTTCGGACTCATCGAAGAACTCGAACTCCTCCTCGAAGCAGGCTTCCACCCCCTCGAAGTCGTCCGCGCCGCCACACTGAACAGCGCCGTGCTTCTCGGCATCGACGACGAACTCGGTTCCGTCGAACCCGGCAAGATCGCCGACCTGCTCATCGTCAAGGACAACCCGCTGAGTAACTTCAAGATCCTCTACGGCCACGGTCACCTACGCGCCGAGGAATCCGGCCTTAACCGCGTGGGCGGTGTCGACTTCACCCTGCGCTCCGGCATCGTCTACGACGCCCGCGAACTGCGCAACGACGTGAAGGCCATGGTCGCCGAGGAGAAGTCCGCCCAGAACTGA
- a CDS encoding GntR family transcriptional regulator, which translates to MDDLFRSIQRDLQRQIRSGELPEGAKLPSENELCTRYSVSRPTAQRALNELAADGVVVRQKGRGTFVATSRKQINLLSFTNPAVARHGGPGRHEVLSAQVTVASDALLPLPGVEADTAVTEIVRLKFDALERPHALETHVILFSAAPTILRQKLEDLVILDHLQSREVDVDTIRVYLEPTLVSDREAQLLTCESGTPALRRRRELRAPDDQVLETTATLVRPGTSEFFIELPAN; encoded by the coding sequence ATGGACGATTTGTTTCGGAGCATTCAGCGAGACCTCCAACGGCAGATCCGCTCAGGAGAACTTCCTGAAGGAGCGAAACTCCCCAGCGAGAATGAACTCTGCACGCGGTACTCGGTGAGTCGGCCGACGGCGCAACGAGCTCTCAACGAGCTTGCCGCCGATGGGGTCGTCGTACGCCAGAAGGGACGCGGGACATTCGTCGCGACCTCGCGGAAGCAGATCAATCTGCTGTCGTTCACCAACCCGGCCGTGGCCCGTCACGGAGGGCCCGGACGGCACGAGGTGCTCTCGGCCCAGGTGACCGTCGCTTCCGACGCGCTGCTGCCGCTTCCCGGAGTTGAGGCCGACACCGCAGTCACCGAAATCGTCCGTTTGAAGTTCGATGCTCTCGAGCGTCCGCATGCGTTGGAGACACACGTCATCCTGTTCTCCGCCGCCCCGACGATCCTTCGCCAGAAGCTCGAAGACCTCGTCATCCTCGACCACCTGCAGTCTCGTGAAGTCGATGTGGATACTATTCGCGTCTATCTGGAGCCGACACTAGTCAGTGACCGTGAAGCCCAACTGCTCACGTGCGAGTCGGGAACACCGGCTCTGAGGCGTCGCCGTGAGCTGCGTGCACCAGACGACCAAGTGCTGGAGACGACAGCAACCTTGGTCCGACCGGGGACCTCCGAATTCTTCATCGAACTGCCCGCCAACTGA
- a CDS encoding NAD(P)/FAD-dependent oxidoreductase — MHIIVIGSGMLGLSTADNLVKSGADVTLVDARDLGAGTSGTSFAWTNANGKLDSAYHELNIAGMKEHSRLADTLPGPRTYHRSSGLQMADARQAPKLEEKIARLSELGYPSELLSADRVSEIAGDISVPENIELIAHFPSEGYVLTEQLLHNLRAHAVEHGAKLVRGTVTEVDEGGAQVEVHLGDGRVLSADRVVLATGRWTQALAQASGFETPMNDEIGRGSAVTGLLGYVRTNSTRVKAVVHTPELNLRPGEDGTIVVQALDLNPQVDPAAPPTNEGPFAKEMAERFTAVTNDSTPSLIDLRVSYRSLPADGFTIAGYAAGLSRTYCLVTHSGITLGPLLGRLAAEELVADSQQDLLENFRPTRFEYATATVGHLGPPLQLGDQ, encoded by the coding sequence ATGCACATCATCGTCATCGGCTCGGGGATGCTCGGGCTCAGCACCGCCGACAATCTGGTCAAGTCAGGTGCCGACGTCACGCTCGTCGATGCTCGAGACCTGGGTGCCGGCACCTCCGGCACGAGCTTCGCCTGGACGAACGCCAATGGAAAACTCGACTCCGCTTATCACGAACTCAACATCGCCGGAATGAAAGAGCACTCCCGACTCGCCGACACTCTGCCGGGGCCGCGCACGTACCATCGATCGAGCGGACTGCAGATGGCCGATGCGCGCCAGGCACCGAAACTGGAGGAAAAGATCGCTCGCCTCAGCGAGCTCGGATATCCATCAGAGCTGCTCTCAGCCGATCGCGTAAGCGAGATCGCCGGAGACATTTCAGTTCCTGAGAACATCGAACTGATCGCGCATTTTCCATCAGAAGGATATGTGCTCACCGAACAGCTGCTGCACAACCTTCGTGCACACGCTGTCGAACATGGCGCGAAGCTGGTCAGAGGAACAGTCACCGAGGTGGACGAAGGTGGCGCTCAAGTCGAGGTCCACCTCGGCGACGGGCGTGTGCTCTCAGCAGATCGAGTCGTGCTCGCCACAGGACGCTGGACGCAGGCGCTGGCTCAAGCCTCAGGATTCGAGACTCCGATGAACGATGAGATTGGTCGGGGATCTGCGGTGACGGGTCTCCTCGGCTATGTGAGGACGAACTCGACGCGGGTGAAGGCAGTCGTGCACACGCCCGAGCTGAATCTGCGACCGGGGGAGGACGGAACGATCGTCGTCCAGGCTCTCGACCTCAACCCGCAAGTCGACCCTGCCGCCCCACCAACTAACGAAGGACCATTTGCCAAGGAAATGGCAGAGAGATTCACTGCGGTGACCAACGATTCAACGCCCAGCCTGATCGACCTTCGCGTGAGCTATCGGTCCCTGCCTGCCGACGGTTTCACGATCGCCGGATATGCGGCGGGGCTATCTCGTACCTACTGCCTCGTCACTCACAGCGGGATCACACTTGGCCCGCTGCTCGGCCGTCTGGCTGCCGAGGAGCTCGTCGCCGACAGCCAACAGGACTT